One segment of Candidatus Stygibacter australis DNA contains the following:
- a CDS encoding sigma-54 dependent transcriptional regulator, with product MNKILLLEDEDGVARSFIRLLGQTDYEVRRAANSDEFFQIYNEYKPDLILLDIQLGNSQQNGVQVFDTIRRKEDFSSKVIVLSAQATRTQVAEAMKMGAINYIEKGSFFQKEKFLADIHQAMELSRTEQEILKLRLLSMDALFIGESEAIKRVKKKILMLSPKEMNILITGETGTGKGVVAELVHRYSLRADKPYKVVDIKLIPDSLLESELFGHLKGAYTGADSNKPGYFENADTGTLFMDEISNLSSNEQSKILTVIEEKKIPVVGSGGKTKQVDVRIIAASNKDLPELSVQGYFRDDLYYRLAAGNIHIPPLRERKEDIMLLMQRFLIDNARENRMKLDIDLEAIASDLQSYPWPGNVRELKNFANIVTELYDIVDNQVIIKEFNIHKKRNHKLATVINKEKEENPFNEIMQNPDYHYVMDTLEKKYLETQLELHNHKVTQTAKNLGLERTTLYKKLKKMGISF from the coding sequence ATGAATAAGATATTACTACTTGAAGATGAGGATGGAGTAGCACGATCATTTATCAGATTACTAGGGCAAACTGATTATGAGGTGAGAAGGGCAGCTAACAGCGATGAATTCTTTCAAATTTATAATGAGTATAAACCTGATCTGATCCTACTCGACATTCAGTTGGGCAATAGTCAGCAAAATGGTGTACAGGTTTTTGATACGATACGGCGGAAAGAGGACTTTTCCAGTAAAGTAATAGTACTTTCAGCTCAAGCAACCCGAACTCAGGTAGCAGAAGCAATGAAGATGGGAGCAATAAATTATATAGAGAAAGGTTCATTTTTCCAGAAGGAGAAATTCCTGGCAGATATTCATCAGGCGATGGAATTAAGTAGAACTGAACAAGAAATTTTGAAACTGCGTTTGCTGAGTATGGATGCTCTGTTTATTGGCGAGTCTGAAGCGATAAAAAGGGTAAAGAAAAAGATATTAATGCTTTCGCCTAAGGAAATGAACATTTTGATCACTGGCGAGACAGGTACAGGCAAGGGAGTTGTGGCAGAACTTGTACACCGTTATTCTCTACGGGCTGATAAACCCTATAAAGTTGTTGATATCAAACTCATCCCGGACTCACTTTTAGAATCAGAACTATTTGGGCATCTCAAAGGTGCCTATACTGGTGCAGACTCTAATAAACCCGGTTACTTTGAAAATGCTGATACCGGTACGCTATTCATGGATGAGATATCTAATTTGAGCTCAAATGAACAATCTAAAATATTGACGGTGATAGAAGAAAAGAAGATACCTGTTGTTGGCTCGGGAGGGAAAACAAAGCAGGTGGATGTCCGCATCATTGCTGCATCTAATAAAGACCTTCCAGAATTATCAGTGCAGGGATATTTTCGAGATGACCTATATTATCGCCTGGCAGCAGGTAATATCCATATACCACCATTGCGGGAAAGGAAGGAAGATATCATGTTGCTGATGCAGCGTTTTCTGATCGATAATGCCAGAGAAAACCGGATGAAGCTTGATATTGACCTGGAAGCTATTGCCAGTGATCTACAATCCTATCCCTGGCCCGGGAATGTGAGAGAACTCAAGAACTTTGCAAACATTGTTACTGAATTATATGATATTGTCGATAATCAGGTGATCATCAAGGAATTTAATATCCACAAAAAACGTAATCATAAACTGGCAACAGTAATAAATAAAGAGAAAGAGGAAAATCCCTTTAATGAGATCATGCAAAACCCTGATTATCATTACGTGATGGATACTTTGGAGAAGAAATACCTGGAAACCCAGCTTGAGCTTCACAACCACAAAGTTACCCAAACAGCCAAAAACCTGGGACTGGAGAGAACTACTTTGTATAAGAAGCTTAAAAAAATGGGAATCTCTTTCTGA